In Porites lutea chromosome 7, jaPorLute2.1, whole genome shotgun sequence, a single window of DNA contains:
- the LOC140943453 gene encoding uncharacterized protein, with translation MTALQPFSDEQLNFFKFSSLVLNEFPKALRQTFKTMWDNTYGHRPGFQLWDDSTTVRKMFDSEEAKSGKKTKVPVLQSYNEWDCTNLFQATIFARSFAQPASTGPFTTLSDLYVKPRAVPYGSYHACVVSPGGNMVETFALAIDQLRLLRNSLCHSTSSEMDKATFDQRVNYARDAFQALGVPTASIDALGSLTESDFPTNKVRKLEARIRDETRAYIKCLEEVSSDVSELKALLNSIKQTKEEDTANIVLMLEQKINALREAQDQRDATNTQQYTMILESVSSHISDLRNMSSAMKQAADNTATKHNIAMLKAQEGLESVSADIDVLKQKVEVNTASKEDITRLEKKIEELKVVQNERYYQPNNSDIKPIRAPLPSMVPNFTGRQSEVEEIIGHVTSESTRLVSIWGSPGFGKTSVTIAVGHALQSQGLPVYWVSLRGLQSKADLTSKFLRLLRQPTINNQPSDQRLSPDDEISQLFSEISKQSVFILDNADDLLESGCQKVKKEVMQLLEEILRQNPRVTFIVTTRESLEFMNNHFQGHQGVRIRTLDKASTQSLIHELLPIASAADCTEVAHICGHVPLAIKLMCSLISEDNSLPSQIIDDFKASSTESIGSMLDIFDSYFQRLTALEQEALISLSILPENFTTEVAAAVLGTKSGFEAITMLQNLRRKSLIDSGSKPRTFTMHKLLQSSSREKGDTDMKEAILNAKGRLNAFYVSYFDKLNKEFLTGHSMDAYIAFYEDKESIIESLVEGCLDSKTADTVFDILVKGELFLDSLFWTESEAKNFDDIYDAAIKAANLHGNEKYHRQLLISKAFAKATWGREGKTNQLLSEVKVLQAASCLVSNQEKGKCFCYSGICYLTAEETKSGVHCLQQALSSLETCNDQESLFLKFLILQILVCYYQSLNDFYNASYYYDKSLHLSAAVGNCKLLIITPMKGKAQKTTNEMQFEKDSNILLNQPFEFQFVCLLSEATKLFPAIRTKQNTSHLVLQMLECVEKDVTPSTGLLTFHTAVVELLWNLNSEDPEKLFRSRINYHEKKLKQSQETFPTSHDFGGYGQIQIKALVDCYLNLGIVYNNRGIYSEALQSCKRALNTATSSFEKEHKSTADSYSYSAALRSHQHALAIRIKLFGKEHESTADSYRQLGVTQNKMHDYSAALLSHQHALAIGIELFGEKHKSIAESYRQLGITQFNMHDYSAALQSHQRALAIRIKLFGEEHESTADSYRQLGVIQNQMHDYSAALQSHQRALAVRVKLFGEEHESTADSYRQLGITQFNMHDYSAALQSHQRALAIRIKLFGEEHESTADSYRQLGVIQNQMHDYSAALQSHQRALAVRVKLFGEEHESTADSYRQLGVTQFNMHDYNAALKSLEHELAIRVKLFGEEHESTADSYRQLGVIQNQMHDYSAALQSHQRALAVRVKLFGEEHESTADSYRQLGVTQFNMHDYKAALKSLEHELAIRVKLFGEEHESTADSYRQLCVIQNQMHDYSAALQSHQRALAIRIKLFGEEHESTAESYRELGVTQNNMNDYRAALQSHQRALAIRIKLFGEEHESTADSYRQLGVIQHNMHDYNAALQSEQHVLAIRIKLFGEEHESTADSYKQLGVIQHNMHDYNTALQSEQHVLAIRIKLFGEEHESTADSYRELGVTQYNMHDYSAALQSHQRALAIRLKLFGEEHAKTADSYRQVKITQEAQRKFREVKRTKRKCVIA, from the exons ATGACAGCACTGCAGCCGTTTAGTGACGAACAATTAAATTTCTTTAAGTTCTCGTCCTTAGTGTTAAATGAATTCCCCAAAGCCTTACGGCAGACCTTTAAAACCATGTGGGACAACACCTATGGACATCGCCCTGGTTTCCAGCTCTGGGATGATTCCACTACTGTCAGAAAAATGTTTGACTCTGAAGAAGCAAAAAGTGGCAAGAAGACTAAAGTTCCTGTTCTTCAGTCCTACAACGAATGGGATTGTACCAACCTGTTCCAGGCTACTATATTTGCGCGTTCCTTTGCCCAACCAGCCAGTACAGGCCCCTTCACCACACTAAGTGATTTGTATGTGAAGCCCCGTGCAGTACCTTATGGTAGTTATCACGCATGTGTGGTCAGCCCCGGTGGAAACATGGTGGAGACCTTTGCGCTTGCGATTGATCAGCTTCGTCTTCTTAGAAATTCGCTCTGTCACTCTACCAGTTCTGAGATGGACAAAGCCACGTTCGACCAGCGGGTGAATTATGCCAGAGACGCGTTTCAAGCCCTTGGTGTCCCGACAGCCTCAATTGACGCACTTGGTAGTTTGACGGAGTCAGACTTTCCCACAAATAAAGTTCGTAAATTGGAAGCAAGAATCCGAGACGAGACGCGAGCGTACATCAAATGTCTTGAGGAAGTGAGCTCAGACGTCAGTGAGCTGAAAGCTTTATTAAATTCCATAAAGCAGACAAAAGAAGAAGATACTGCAAATATCGTTTTAATGTTAGAACAAAAGATAAACGCATTAAGAGAAGCACAAGATCAACGTGATGCAACGAACACGCAACAGTACACCATGATTCTTGAGAGTGTAAGTTCACATATTAGCGATTTAAGAAACATGTCATCGGCCATGAAACAAGCGGCAGACAACACTGCTACAAAACACAACATCGCCATGTTAAAAGCACAAGAAGGTTTAGAGAGTGTGAGTGCAGACATCGATGTTTTAAAGCAAAAAGTCGAAGTGAATACTGCTAGCAAAGAAGACATCACTAGGTTGGAAAAAAAGATCGAGGAGTTAAAAGTAGTACAAAACGAACGTTATTATCAACCTAACAATTCAG ACATAAAGCCAATAAGAGCCCCTCTTCCCTCAATGGTTCCTAATTTCACTGGGCGACAGAGCGAGGTCGAAGAGATCATCGGACACGTAACTTCCGAATCTACCCGACTGGTGTCGATCTGGGGTTCACCTGGATTCGGAAAAACATCAGTTACAATTGCAGTGGGACACGCGCTCCAGTCTCAAGGGCTACCCGTCTATTGGGTCTCATTACGGGGACTTCAGTCAAAAGCAGATCTGACTTCAAAGTTTCTTCGCCTTTTAAGGCAACCAACCATCAATAATCAACCGTCCGATCAGCGTCTGTCCCCTGACGATGAAATTTCCCAGCTATTCAGCGAAATATCAAAACAGTCTGTATTTATTCTTGATAATGCCGATGATTTGTTAGAAAGTGGTTGCCAAAAAGTGAAGAAAGAGGTCATGCAACTTCTTGAAGAAATACTTAGGCAAAACCCAAGGGTGACATTCATTGTAACCACGAGAGAGTCTCTTGAGTTTATGAACAACCATTTTCAAGGCCATCAAGGCGTGAGAATAAGAACATTGGATAAAGCCTCTACACAATCTCTAATTCATGAGTTACTTCCAATTGCAAGTGCTGCGGATTGCACAGAAGTCGCGCATATCTGCGGACATGTTCCTTTGGCcataaaattaatgtgttcTTTGATTTCTGAAGATAATTCTTTACCAAGCCAAATTATAGATGATTTCAAGGCGTCCTCTACAGAAAGTATAGGGAGCATGTTGGACATTTTTGACTCCTATTTCCAGAGACTTACTGCACTAGAACAAGAAGCACTAATTTCTTTGAGCATTCTCCCTGAGAACTTTACTACTGAGGTCGCTGCGGCCGTTTTAGGCACCAAAAGTGGTTTTGAAGCCATAACGATGTTACAAAACCTTCGGAGGAAGTCACTGATTGATTCAGGCTCTAAACCAAGGACTTTCACAATGCACAAACTATTGCAATCATCTTCGAGAGAGAAAGGAGACACTGACATGAAAGAGGCGATTCTCAACGCAAAGGGTCGTTTGAATGCATTCTATGTCTCGTACTTTGATAAACTAAATAAAGAATTTCTAACCGGGCATTCCATGGATGCATATATTGCATTTTATGAAGATAAGGAGAGCATTATTGAAAGCCTAGTAGAGGGATGTCTTGACTCCAAAACAGCTGACACTGTCTTTGACATATTGGTCAAAGGAGAGTTGTTTCTTGACTCGCTGTTTTGGACCGAAAGTGAAGCGAAAAACTTTGATGACATATACGATGCCGCCATAAAAGCAGCCAACCTgcatggaaatgaaaaatacCACAGGCAACTACTTATTTCCAAAGCTTTTGCTAAAGCAACCTGGGGAAGAGAAGGAAAGACGAATCAGCTTCTCTCTGAAGTGAAAGTTCTGCAAGCAGCATCGTGCCTTGTTTCTAatcaggaaaaaggcaaatgcTTCTGCTATTCAGGAATCTGTTACCTTACCGCTGAAGAAACGAAGAGTGGAGTCCACTGCCTACAGCAGGCGCTTTCATCACTGGAGACTTGCAACGACCAAGAGTCGTTATTTCTAAAGTTTCTTATTCTTCAGATCCTCGTTTGTTATTATCAGTCCCTAAATGACTTCTACAATGCAAGTTACTACTATGACAAATCACTACATCTGTCCGCTGCAGTAGGAAATTGCAAGCTGCTTATTATTACGCCGATGAAAGGCAAAGCACAAAAAACTACCAATGAAATGCAGTTTGAAAAGGACTCAAACATTTTGCTGAATCAACCTTTCGAATTCCAGTTTGTCTGTCTCTTAAGTGAAGCTACAAAGTTGTTCCCTGCCATTAGAACCAAACAAAATACAAGTCACTTGGTTCTTCAAATGTTAGAGTGTGTCGAAAAAGACGTTACACCTTCAACTGGTTTGCTAACTTTTCACACAGCTGTGGTAGAGCtgctctggaatttgaatagtGAAGACCCTGAAAAACTATTTAGGTCAAGAATAaattatcatgaaaaaaaaCTCAAGCAAAGCCAAGAAACTTTCCCCACAAGTCACGACTTTGGCGGTTATggtcaaatacaaattaaagcGCTTGTGGACTGCTACTTAAACCTAGGTATAGTTTACAACAACAGAGGAATATATTCCGAAGCTCTTCAGTCATGCAAGCGAGCGCTAAACACAGCAACAAGTTCCTTTGAAAAAGAACAtaaaagcactgctgacagctacag cTATAGCGCAGCTCTACGATCTCACCAACATGCActagctatccgtattaaactatttggaaaggaacatgaaagcactgctgacagctacaggcaactcggtgtaacacaaaacaaaatgcatgacTATAGCGCAGCTCTACTATCTCACCAGCATGCACTAGCTATCGGTATTGAACTATTTGGAGAGAAACATAAAAGCATTGCTGAaagctacaggcaactcggtaTCACACAATtcaacatgcatgactacagcgcagctctgcaatctcaccagcgcgcattggctatccgtattaaactatttggagaggaacatgaaagcactgctgacagctacaggcaactcggtgtaaTACAAAACCAAATGCATGATtacagcgcagctctacaatctcaccagcgaGCATTGGCTGTCCGtgttaaactatttggagaagaacatgaaagcactgctgacagctacag gcaactcggtaTCACACAATtcaacatgcatgactacagcgcagctctgcaatctcaccagcgcgcattggctatccgtattaaactatttggagaggaacatgaaagcactgctgacagctacaggcaactcggtgtaaTACAAAACCAAATGCATGATtacagcgcagctctacaatctcaccagcgaGCATTGGCTGTCCGtgttaaactatttggagaagaacatgaaagcactgctgacagctacaggcaactcggtgtaacacaattcaacatgcatgactacaacgcAGCTCTAAAATCACTCGAACATGAATTAGCTATCCGtgttaaactatttggagaagaacatgaaagcactgctgacagctacaggcaactcggtgtaaTACAAAACCAAATGCATGATtacagcgcagctctacaatctcaccagcgaGCATTGGCTGTCCGtgttaaactatttggagaagaacatgaaagcactgctgacagctacaggcaactcggtgtaacacaattcaacatgcatgactacaaaGCAGCTCTAAAATCACTCGAACATGAATTAGCTATCCGtgttaaactatttggagaagaacatgaaagcactgctgacagctacaggcaactctGTGTAATACAAAACCAAATGCATGATtacagcgcagctctacaatctcaccagcgagcattggctatccgtattaaactatttggagaggaacatgaaagcactgctgagaGCTACAGAgagctcggtgtaacacaaaacaacatgaaTGACTACAGagcagctctacaatctcaccagcgcgcattagctatccgtattaaactatttggagaggaacatgaaagcactgctgacagctacaggcaactcggtgtaaTACAAcacaacatgcatgactacaacgcagctctacaatctgaGCAGCATGTActagctatccgtattaaactatttggagaggaacatgaaagcactgctgacagctacaagCAACTTGGTGTAATACAAcacaacatgcatgactacaacaCAGCTCTACAATCTGAGCAGCATGTActagctatccgtattaaactatttggagaggaacatgaaagcactgctgacagctacagggaaCTTGGTGTAACACAAtacaacatgcatgactacagcgcagctttacaatctcaccagcgGGCATTAGctatccgtcttaaactgtttggGGAAGAACATGCAAAAACCGCTGATAGCTACAGGCAGGTCAAGATCACTCAAGAGGCCCAGCGAAAGTTTAGAGAAGTGAAAAGAACAAAGAGAAAGTGCGTAATAGCGTAA